In Rhizobium sp. BT03, the sequence GGGTGTCGCCCATCTCGCGCTCTTCGACGCCAACGAGACGACCGCGACCGCGCTGCTCGACCGGCTGAAGACATATTATCCCCACCTCCACGTCACGATCGGCTCGCTCGATCCGGCCGGCTTCGACGTCGTCGTCAACGCGACACCGCTTGGAATGCGGCGGGGCGACCCTCTGCCGATCGACGTCGACCGCATCTCCCCCTCGACTTTCGTCGGCGAGGTGGTGTTGAGCAAGGAGATCACCCCTTTCCTGGAGGCCGCCCGGGCGCGCGGCTGCGCCTTTCAGGTCGGCACGGATATGCTGTTCGAACAGATCCCCGCCTATCTCGAATTCTTCGATTTCCCGACAACGACGGCCGACAATCTGCGGGCCATCGCCAAGCTTGGTTGATGACTGAGCCGAAATTGCTCAGGATCGCGCGAATATCGATGATGCGGCGCGCACGCAGAGGTAAATGATGAAGACAAAGCGGTTTAAAAGCGCTGTTTTCGAGGCGATCCACAGTGCGGTCGCAGCCATGCACGGTGCCGGCACAGCCGACAGAGAAACGATGCGCTCCTTCGATGAAACGTGCCTCGTTTCGCCTCAGGTAAAAGCGCGAGGCGCAGACCTGAAAGATCGCGACGCGCTTTAGGCAGTTCCAAGCCGCCTGATATTTCCTGTTAGCTCCGCTGCGAGGCGCAAGCTGGCGGCGGTTGCCATCGTCATTTGCGGCAGCAGCAGCCATTCGAGCGTCCAGGCAGCACCGGAGCGTTCCTGTTCATGGACGAGGGACTGGTGGATGCCCGACAGCGCCGTCGCGTTGAAGCGTGCGAGCGCGACCAGGGTTTCGGCGGCGACCGGATTCTGCTTGTGGGCCATCGCCGACGAGGTGCCGCCGCCTGCGATTTCGATCTCCTGGCCTGCCTGGGCAAGCAGGGCGATATCCTGGCCGATCTTGCCGAGGCTGCCGGAGATCGATGCAAACAGGCCGGCGATATCGGCGATCGGCAGACGCCCGCTCTGCCATTGCCTGGCGTCGGTCAGGCCGAGTTCCTGGGCGAGCGCGGCGCGAACGGCTGCGGCCTGCGGCCCAAGCTTATCCAGCGTGCCGGCGGCGCCGCCGAACTGGACGGGAAAACTCTGCTCGGTCAGGCGGTCGCGACAAGTTTCCAACGGTGCGCGCCATGCGTCGAGACGGTCGGAGACGGCGATCGGGATCGCCGCCTGCATGCGGGTGTGGCCCATCAGCCGGCTGTGGCCGAACTGGCGATCGAGTCCGTCGAGCGCTCCGGCAATAGTGGAAAGCCGGCCGGCGAACAGGAAGACCACGGCCTTCAGCCTGATCATCAGGCTGGTGTCGATCACATCCTGGCTGGTGGCGCCGAGATGCAGGCTTTTTGCTGCCTCCTCGCCGACTTCGGCGCGCAGTTGCCTGATGAAATCGGGGATGACGACGCCATCCCGCGCGGTCGCCGAGCGAAGACTGGCGAGATCGGGAGAAAAGCCGGCGCAGGCTGCGGTGATCTTTCTTGCCGCTTCCGCTGGGATCAGGCCATGCGTGGCTTCCGCTCTCGCCAGCGCGGCCTCGAAGGAGGCCATGGCGCGCAGATCAGCCTCGGCGGAGAAATAGGGCGCGATTTCATCGTCGCCGAGCAGGCCGGAGAGGAAGGGATGGTCGAAGGGCGATGCGGTCATGGATTGCTCGTTGCGTGGTCGCCCCCTCATCCGGCTGCCGCCACCTTCTCCCCCAGGGGAGAAGGGGTTTTGAGGCAATGCCGGCGCCTAAGGGCCAAGTGATCTCGTGTGGCACTGTTCCCCTCTCCCCCACGGGGAGAGGGCAGGGTGAGGGGGCTTCTTGCACGGCACTCTCCGCCTCCAGAACCCCCTCAAATATCCAAAAACACCGTTTCCTTCGCACCCTGCAGATGAATGTCGAAATGGCAGATGGCGCCGTCGCGGGTGGCGATCATGGTGGCGACACGCTCGCGATGTTCGATGCGCAGAAGCAGCGGGTCGGCGGCGTTGGCTTCCGTCTCCTCCGGGAAATACATCCGCGTGTGCAGGCCGATATTGATGCCGCGGGCGACGATCCAGACGGTGATGTGCGGGGCTTGTCTGCGGCCGTCCTTGAAGGGGACGCGGCCGGGCTTGATGGTGTCGAAGCTGTAGACGCCGTCTTCGCTGCGGGTCGGGCAGCGGCCCCAGCCGGTGAAATTGGGATCGGCGGTGCCGCGCATTTCCGAGGGGCTGTTGTAGAGGCCGGCGCTGTCGGCCTGCCAGATCTCGACGACGGCATCGCGCACCAAAGCGCCGGCGCCGTCGAGGATGCGGCCGGTGACGGTGATACGCTCGCCGAGCGTCTTCTCGTTGACCATCTGGGTGCCGAGATCGGCATCGTAGACGCCCGTGATGTCGCAGAAATTCGGCGTCAGGCCGATGTGGACATAGGGGCCGGCCGTCTGCGACGGGGTTTCCTTGAGATAACCGAGCTGCTGCATGGTCAATTGCCCTCCAGCCTGTTTTCGAACATCGTCGAGCGGCGGCCGCGCAGCACGATATCGAATTTATAGGCGCGTGAGTCCATCGGGATCGTATTGCCCCAGTCGAGCGGCGCAATCAGCTGCTCGATCGCCGCCTTGTCGGGGATCGTGCCGACGATCGGACATTTCCAGATCATCGGATCGCCCTCGAAATACATCTGGGTGATCAGCCGCTGGGCAAAGCCGTGGCCGAAAACCGAGAAATGGATATGGGCCGGGCGCCAGTCGTTGACGCCGTTCGGCCAGGGATAGGCGCCGGGCCGCACCGTGCGGAAATGGTAGCGGCCTTCCTCATCGGTGACGGCGCGGCCGCAGCCGCCGAAATTCGGGTCGATCGCCGCCAGATAGGATTCCTTCTTGTGGCGATAGCGGCCGCCGGCATTGGCCTGCCAGAATTCGACCAGCGCGCCGGCAACCGGCTTTGCCCGTTCGTCGAGCACGCGGCCATGGACGATGATGCGCTCGCCAATGGCGCTTTCGCCGGGCCGCGCATAATTCAGGATCAGGTCGTTGTCGAGATCGCCGATCATCGAATGGCCGAAGACCGGGCCGGTGGTTTCGGAGATCGTGCCGTCGAGCGAGAGCAGGGCGCGCTGGGGGGCGCGCAGCACCGAGGTTTTGTAGCCGGGGGTCAGCGCCGGCGCGTGCCAGGCGCGGTCGCGGGCGAAGAAGGCGCCGGTCTCGGGCTTGCGGTTCGGTAATTCGGACATTTTCCTCCCTCAGGCCGCCTTTTCGGCGTCCATTTGTTCAAAGGCCTGCTTGGCGATCTTGATCGCATGATTGGCGGCGGGAACGCCGGCATAGATCGCCACATGCAAGAGCGCCTCGCAGACATCCTCGCGGGTCGCACCTGTGTTGGCGGTGGCGCGCACATGCATGGCAACCTCGTCGTCCTGGCCGAGTGCCGCCAGCAGCGCGATGGTGACGATCGAGCGCTCGCGTTTGCTCAGCCCCGGGCGCGACCAGACATGGCCCCAGGCGGCTTCGGTGATCAGCTCCTGGAAGGGCCGGTCGAACTCGGTCGCCGCGGCCGCAGCACGGTCGACATGGGCGTCGCCGAGCACGGCGCGGCGGGTCGCCATGCCTTGCCGGTAACGCTCGGAGGAGGCGGTCTCGTTCATCGGTTGGTTTCTCCAGGCGGAAGAGACGTCAGAAAGGCGCGGATGATCGCCGTCAGCGCTTCCGGCTGCTCGACGCAGGGAATATGGGCGCAATCTGGGATAACTTCGTAGCGGGCGCCGGGGATCAGCTTCGCTGTGGAAAGCACGAGAGCGGGCGGCGTCGAGCCGTCCTGGTCCCCGACGATGCAGATCGCCGGAACCGCGATCCTCTTTGCCGCTTCGGTGAAATCGGCATCGCGGATCGCTTCGCAGGCGGCGATATAACCCTCGACCGGCTGGCGCGTCAGCATGTTGCAATAGCCTGAATAGGCGGTGTTCTCCGGCCGGCGGAAGGCAGGCGTGAACCAGCGCTCCATGATGGCGTCGACAATGCTGCCGATGCCGTTCTTCTCGACCGCGGCGATGCGGGCATTCCAGCTTTCGGCCGTGCCGATCTTATGGGCGGTGTCGCTGAGGATGAGGGCGTGCACGAGATCCGGCCGGCGCTGATAGAGCGACTGGGCGATGAGGCCGCCGACGGAGAGGCCGCAGATGACCGCATTCTTGACCGAGAGCAGATCGAGCAGGCCGGCGAGATCGGTCGCATGATCCTCGATCGATGCGGGGAGCTGGCCGACATCGGAAAGCCCGTGGCCGCGCTTGTCGTAGAGCAGGACGGCGTAGTCGCCGGCAAGCCGCACCACGACGTCGCGCCAGATGCGGAAATCCGTTCCCAGCGAGTTGATGAAGACGATCACCGGCCGATCGGCGGGCGCGCCGATGACCTGATAGTGGATCGTTACGTCGTTTATGCGGGCAAACTGCACGTCAATCTCCTCCGTCATCAAGTCAGTTCAGCCGGGGGCGCGCCCCTCATCCGGCTGCCGCCACCTTGCCTGGGTCGAGCCACAGGTCTCGACCCGTCCTTCGGACCCCCGCAGGCGGGGAGAAGGGGATATGTCGCACCGTCTCCCTAAACCTCGACGCTGCGTTTGGCACGTCCCCTCGCCCCGCCTGCGGGGAGAGGGTTAGGGTGAGGGGCAGCCTTTGGCGCTTCCGTCATCCCAGGGCTTGACCCGCGCATCACGCGGCATTCGCGGCATGGATCCTCGGGTCAAGCCCGAGGATGACGGAGAGTGGGGTTGGCTGGCCCTCACAAATTGCACGTCACTTCCTCATCAAGTCAGTTCCGCCGGCAAGTGCGTTTCCGACACGGTCGCCGACGCCGCGAATGGCTCCGTCCGTCTCTCCACCCTCCGTCATGCTCGGGCTTGACCCGAGCATCCACGCGGCGCCCACCGGCAGCCGCGGCATGGATCCTCGGCTCAAGGCCGAGGATGACGGAGAGTGGGGGAGGCTCTTCGCCAAACTCGTCCCCGGCATGCAAAGCCCACCCAACGGCACATACTTCTAAAGATGAAACTGACCGGTTGATCCGGTTAAGTAAAATGATATTTATCAGCCTTTCGATAACCTCGGAGTTATGTGAACGATGATCGACAGCCGCGTGAAGTTTCGTCATTTGCAGACCTTTGTCGAGGTGGCGCGGCAGAAGAGCGTCATGAAGGCGGCGGAGTTGCTGCATGTCAGCCAGCCGGCGGTGACGAAGACGATCCGCGAACTGGAGCAGGTGCTCGGCGTCGACGTCTTCGAGCGCGACGGCCGCGGCATCAAGATCACCCGCTACGGCGAGGTCTTCCTGCGCCATGCCGGGGCGGCGCTGACGGCGCTGCGCCAGGGGCTCGATTCCGTCTCGCAGGAGCAGTTCGCCGATGCGCCGCCGATCCGCATCGGCGCCCTGCCGACGGTGTCGTCACGCATCATGCCGCGGGCGATGGAACTCTTCCTCAAGGAGCGGACCTGGAGCCGGGTGAAGATCGTCACCGGCGAGAATGCCGTGCTGCTGGAGCAGCTTCGCGTCGGCGATCTCGATCTCGTCGTCGGACGTCTGGCGGGTGCGGAGAAGATGGCAGGCTTTTCCTTCGAGCATCTTTATTCCGAGCAGGTCGTGTTTGCCGTGCGCGCCGGTCATCCGCTGCTCGACGCTGGGCAATCGCCCTTCTCAGGTTTCGGCGATTACACGGTGCTGATGCCGACGCGGGGTTCGATCATCCGGCCGGTGGTCGAAAATTTCCTCATCGCCAACGGCGTCTCCAGCCTGCCGAACCAGATCGAAACGGTCTCGGATTCCTTCGGCCGCGCCTTCCTGCGCTCGAGCGATGCGATCTGGATCATTTCCAATGGCGTGGTGGCCGACGACGTCGCCGACGGGCGGCTGGCGCTGCTGCCGGTCGATACCGGCGAGACCAGGGGGCCGGTCGGGCTGACGATGCGCGCCGATGCCGTGCCGTCGGCGCCGCAATCGATCCTGATGCAGACGATCCGCGAAGCGGCCGGGGAGATTTCCTGAGCCTCCGCTCTTTAATTCTGGTTGTAGTTTGCCCAGATTTAGACTATGTCTAATTCAGGACAGGAGGCTGTTATGCAGCATGCACGACGCAGGGAGCAGCGGGAAAGCCAGGGGCCGCAGCGGCTTGAGACCGAGCGGTTTGCGCCTGTAAATCGCAAAAGGCTGAGTGCGCCGGCCTTGCGAACCTTCCTGGCGATCGCCGATCTCTGGGGTTTGAGCGAGGAGCAGCGGCTGCTCGTGCTCGGCTATCCCTCCCGGTCGACCTATCACAACTGGGCCAAGCAGGCGCGCGAGCACGGGGCCTTCACGCTCGATGTCGATACGCTGACCCGGATCTCCGCCGTGCTCGGCATTCATCAGGCGCTCGGCGTGCTGTTTGCCGACGAACGCGCCGGCGTCGCCTGGCTGCGCGTGCCGCATCAGGCGCCGGTGTTCGGCGGGCATCCGCCGCTCGATATCGTGACGAATGGGACCCAGGACGGGCTGATGACCGTGCGCCGCTTCCTCGATGGCGCCCGCGGCGGTGTCTACATGCAGCCGAATAGGCTCGACGAGGCCTTCACGCCTTATGAAGATGCGGACGTCGTCTTCCGGTGAGTGAGCGTTTTGCCGCGGCGCCGCGTCCGTCCTATCGGCTGATCCCATCGCAATTTCCGCCGATCGGGCTTTTCGACACGGTGACCCGGGCGGCCGATCTCGAAGCCGTGATGGAACTCGTCGGCTGGACCAACGACCGTCTCGTCGCCGACCGCATCCAGCGGCTCCCCGAGGATGAGTGGGTCTATGGCAGTGCGAATGCCAGCATCGTCATGGCGGCGTTCCTGCATGTCGCCCCCGGCGGCATGCGCTTCAACGGCCCCGATCTCGGCGCCTGGTATGCCGCCGACAATCTGAAGACCGCCGCCGCCGAGGTCGGCCATCATCTCCGGCGCGAGGTCGTCGCCCGCGGCGTGGCGACGATGGCGCGCACCTATCGAAGCTATGCGGCCACTCTGATTGGCGACTATCTCGACATTCGCGGCGAGCAGGCGCTGCGGCCCGATGTCTATAACAGTGCGAGCTATGCGGCGTCGCAGATGCTGGGCGAAGAGGTGCGTTCGAGCGGCGGCGCCGGCATTCTTTATGACAGCGTCCGCCTGAGAGGCGGGGTCAACATCGCTGCGCATCGGCCGCGCAACATTCGCGATGTGCTGCAGGCCGATCACTTCGAAATCACCGTTTTCGCCGCCGACCGGCGCATCGATGTCAGGAAGCTTGCAAGCTAGAGGCGTTCCGCCCAGGCCTTTGCCGCTTTCGCCATCGCAGCGAGGTGATCGGCAGCGGAGAAGCCGGAGATTGTCTTGCGCGGCTTGAGGTCGTGGTCTCCGTCCTCGAGCCAGAGGATTTCGATCCGGTGGGAGAGAACGTAGCCCGGCACCTCGTCGCGCGTGCCGAATTCGTCGCGCGTTCCCTGGCAGATCAGCGTGGGCGTTGTCAGCCCCTTGAGATGGGCCGTGCGTAGTTTCGTCGGCTGGCCGGGCGGATGGAAGGGATAGCCGAGGCAGAGCAGGCCGGCGATCTTGCCCCTGCCATGGAGATCGTCGGCGATCATGCTGGCGACCCGGCCGCCCATCGACTTGCCGCCGATGATCAGCGGGCCGCTGACGCCGAGTTCGGCAATCGCTGCTTCATATTCGGGATTGAGCGTTTCGGCCCGAGGCGGCGGCTTGCGGATTCCGCTGCGGCGGGCGGCCATATAGGCGAATTCAAACCTGATGACCCTGAAGCCGGCGCCGGCAAGCGCTTCCGCCGCTGCTGTCATCGACGCGGAATCCATCGGCGCGCCGGCGCCATGGGCCAGCAGGATGGTGAAGCGTGCATCCTGCGGCCCCTGGAGCAGAAATCTGTCGAGCATCGGCAATCCTCCATAGCGTCATCGGAACCATCTCGACGGCCGTGACTTCTTGCCTGAAAGGAGACAGACAATGTCGACGAATGACGAAAACGTAAAGCCCGAGCAGCGGCGCCCCAAGGATGTCGGCGCAGTCCCCGACAAGCCGGAGCCTGCCGATGCAGAATCGCTGGCGCCACCAACGGTGCAGCCGGCTGGGGCGGGCGACAAAAGCGAACGGCCGGTCGTCAATCCCGTAACCGGCGTCGCTTTTTAGGGATCGCAAAATTATGATGCCTATCGGCCCTTGAAACCGCGGCGGAGAGGGGACATATAGCGGTCCTGCCTGAAAAATGGATGCATGGGGTATCGACGTCGTCGAACTCTTTGCTGTCCGACAGGATAAGGGCGCTCCCCGCAAGGGTCGAGCGCCCTTTTTGCTTTTCAGACATTGCATTCGCCGAGACGTTTGTTCCGATCCGGGTGATCGTGACGAACTCCCACCATACTCTATATAGCACTTCGGAATCCCGAAATTGGTTGGGGCATTGAAATCATTGTCTGTTTTTCCGCGATGACATTGCGAAAAGGCCGGCGGATTTCGGAATCCCGAAGCGGCAGTCCTTCGGGATTCCGAAGTGGGATTTTTTCCCGCCGCGGTTTTTCGCCGGCGCTGTCGATTTTCGCATCCGCCGATCGTCATCCTAACGATGTGCTGCAATCGTGCGGCAACAGAAGGAGGAAATGTCATGGATCATCAGCATCTCGTCCCCGCCGCTATGCTTGCGGCAAAGAACGGCGTCCGCTTCCCCAATGAGAGCGAGGCGTATCGCAGCGCCCGCGATGCGCTGCTTGCCGAAGAGATCGAATTGCGCCGCCACATCGAACGCGTGGCGGTACAGCGCCGGGCGCTGCCGCCGGGCGGCGCGGTGACGAAAGACTACCGCTTCGAAGGCGTTGACGGGCCGATAGCTTTCAGTGAGCTCTTCGCCGACAAGGAAACGCTGGTCGTCTACAGCTATATGTTCGGCCCACAACGAGAGCGCCCATGCCCGATGTGCACCTCACTGCTGTCGGCCTGGGACGGCGAGGTGCCGGATATGCTGCAGCGCGTCGGGCTTGCCGTCGTCGCCCGCTCGCCGCTCGAACGGCTGCTCGCCTTCAAGAAGGAACGCGGCTGGAATCACCTGCCGCTTTATTCCGACACGACGGATGAATACAGCCGCGACTATCACGCCATCGGCAAAGATGGCAGCGATGACGCGGCTTTCAACGTCTTCACGCGGCGCGACGGCACCATCCGCCATTTCTGGAGCGGAGAGATGGGCGGGGTAACGGCCGATCCCGGCGAGGATCCGCGCGGCGCACCCGATCTGATGCCGCTCTGGACCGTGCTGGATTCAACGCCGGAAGGCCGGGCGCCGGACTGGTATCCGAAGCTGTCTTATTGAGGCCGTAGGCCGTCAGCCGGTGGAGCGGTTTCTCGACGTTTCGATCCATTCGAGATTGGCGACAGAAGCCTCCGGCAGCGGTGATGGATCGACGTCGTAGACATAGCCGGCGAGCATGTCGGCGGCGCGTTCCGCTGCCTTGATCTTCGCCTCGGTTTCCGCGACCGCCTTGCCGATCGCTTCGATGCGGGCGCGGAACATGTGCGCGAGCACATCGCGGCCGGACTGTTTTTCGAGCCGTTCCAGATGCAGGCCGATGCGCGAGGCGTGGCGTTCCAGTTCGCTCTTGCTGAAGCGGGCCTTGCGCAGTTCCTCGGAAAGGCTTTCCTGCATGACGGCGACGGGATCGAAACTTCCGGGCACGCGCTCGTCGAGCACTGCGTCGGTGACGAGCTTCTCGATCATGACGAGCGCCTGCAACTCGGCGGCGTCGGCGAGTTCGACGTCATAGCCGGTATCGTCATAAACCTTGCGGCGGACGGGATCGAGAAGCAGCGCGTAGGCTTTCTGCAGATTGTCGAAGGCTTGCGAATCTCCGCCCGAATCCGGGTGGGCGACTTTTGCATGCTTGCGATAGGCGGCCTTCAGCTGCGCCTCATTCGCATCGCGTTCAACGCCGAGAATATCGTAGGGATCCGTCACGCCCGCTCCATTGCTACCCCGCACGTCGGGCAGTCTAGGTCTTCTTCTGCATCAGAAAGGCGAAGTTTAGACCGAAAGCAGGAATGACGTCCATGGCCCGAAAAAGCAACGGTTCGCGCAAATGCCCTGGCCGTTTTTCGATTATCGAATTTTTTCAAGCCGTTGCGCCAAGATCAGCCGGCGTCGATCGAAGCAAGATAACAGGTTGCCTCGCCATCGATTTTGAGTTCGATTCCCACTGCATCCGTCATCAGCAGCGCATCGCCTGATGCAAGCGAGCCGGTTTCATCGCCCTGCCGGAACGACAGCGCGCCGCGGTGGCAGAGCAACAGGCATGACGACGCCGTCAGCGGCAGGGTCTTGCCGCCATCGATTTCGATCCGCACCAGCGTGTGAACAAGGCCCGCGCGGCGGGTCATGACGTTGAGATCGGTGATCGCGCCGTCCTGGAGCCTGGCGGCGACCGGGATATCCGCCGGAAAGGCGAGGGGATCGCTCGCCGTCGTCAGCAGCGCCGGCGCCTTGCCTTCGATGTCGAGCGTCATCCCATTACCGTTCAGGATCGCCAGCGTGCGGTCGATGCCGGGAAAGATCGAGAACGGCCCATCCGTTGCGACGGTCGCCATGCTGACGCGCCAGTCGAAGCCGGCAAGGCCGGCATCTTCGGGCGAAACGGCGATCTCCACCGTTTCGCCGCCGCCGTTTTTCCACGGCATGCGCTTGTGATCGGCCGCCCGCAGGATCTTCACGGGTTCAGTTCCCGAGAATGCCGGGCAGGCGCAAGCCCTTGTCCCGGGCGCAATCGAGGGCGATGTCGTAGCCGGCATCGGCGTGGCGCATGACGCCGGTCGCCGGGTCGTTCCAGAGCACCCGCTCGAGACGCTTGGCCGCATCGTCGGTGCCATCGGCGCAGATGACGACGCCCGAATGCTGGGAGAAGCCCATGCCGACGCCGCCGCCGTGATGCAGCGACACCCAGGTGGCGCCCGAGGCGGTGTTGAGCAAAGCGTTGAGCAACGGCCAGTCGGAGACGGCGTCCGAGCCGTCCTTCATCGCCTCGGTTTCGCGGTTCGGCGAAGCGACGGAGCCGGAGTCGAGGTGATCGCGGCCGATGACGATCGGAGCTGAAAGCTCGCCGTTCTTGACCATTTCATTGAAGGCCAGAGCCAGGCGGTGACGGTCGCCGAGACCGACCCAGCAGATGCGCGCCGGCAGGCCCTGGAAGGCGATACGCTCTCTGGCCATGTCGAGCCAGTTGTGCAGGTGGGTATTGCCGGGGGTCAGCTCCCTCACCTTGGCATCGGTCTTGTAGATATCCTCCGGGTCGCCTGACAGGGCGGCCCAGCGGAAGGGGCCGATGCCGCGGCAGAACAGCGGTCTTATATAGGCCGGCACGAAGCCGGGGAAGGCGAAGGCGTTTTCCAAGCCTTCTTCCTTGGCGACCTGGCGGATGTTGTTGCCGTAGTCGAGGGTCGGGATACCGGCGTTCCAGAAGGCGATCATCGCTTCGACATGCTCGCGCATCGAGGCGCGTGCGGCTTTTTCGACCGCCTTCGGATCGCTCTCGCGCTTGGCCTTCCATTCGGCCATCGTCCAGCCCTTCGGCAGGTAGCCGTTGATCGGGTCGTGCGCCGACGTCTGGTCGGTGACCATGTCGGGGCGGATGCCGCGGCGGACCATTTCCGGCAGGATTTCGGCGGCATTGCCGAGCAGCCCGACGGATTTTGCCTCGCCCGCCTTGGTCCAGCGGTCGATCATTTCGAGCGCTTCGTCGAGCGTCTCGGCCTTGGCGTCGAGATAGCGGGTGCGCAGGCGGAAATCGATCGAGTCGGGATTGCATTCGACGGCCAGGCAGCAGGCGCCGGCCATGACGGCAGCGAGCGGCTGGGCGCCGCCCATGCCGCCGAGGCCGCCGGTCAGGATCCATTTGCCCTTGAGATTGCCGCCATAATGCTGGCGGCCGGCCTCGACGAAGGTCTCGTAGGTGCCCTGCACGATGCCCTGGGTGCCGATATAGATCCACGAGCCGGCCGTCATCTGGCCGTACATGGCAAGGCCCTTCTTATCCAGCTCGTTGAAATGATCCCAGGTCGCCCAATGCGGCACGAGGTTAGAGTTGGCGATCAGCACCCGCGGCGCATCCTTGTGGGTGCGGAAGACGCCGACCGGCTTGCCGGATTGCACGAGCAGGGTTTCTTCTTCGGTCAACGTCTTCAGCGTCGCGACGATGCGATCGAAATCCTCCCAGGTGCGAGCGGCGCGGCCGATGCCGCCATAAACGACGAGCTCGTTCGGATTTTCCGCGACATCGGGATCGAGATTGTTCATCAGCATGCGTAGCGGCGCTTCGGTCATCCAGCTCTTGGCATTGAGCTCGTTGCCGCGGGGTGCGCGGATTTCGCGGATATTGTGGCGTGGATTGCTCATGGCGGTTCCCCTGTTCTCAGGTTTCAATCTTCAGCGTTTCAGGCCCGGTGCGATCTGTTCGATGCGCACCAGAATGTCTTTGAGATGGATGCCA encodes:
- a CDS encoding RES family NAD+ phosphorylase is translated as MSERFAAAPRPSYRLIPSQFPPIGLFDTVTRAADLEAVMELVGWTNDRLVADRIQRLPEDEWVYGSANASIVMAAFLHVAPGGMRFNGPDLGAWYAADNLKTAAAEVGHHLRREVVARGVATMARTYRSYAATLIGDYLDIRGEQALRPDVYNSASYAASQMLGEEVRSSGGAGILYDSVRLRGGVNIAAHRPRNIRDVLQADHFEITVFAADRRIDVRKLAS
- a CDS encoding HutD family protein, whose amino-acid sequence is MKILRAADHKRMPWKNGGGETVEIAVSPEDAGLAGFDWRVSMATVATDGPFSIFPGIDRTLAILNGNGMTLDIEGKAPALLTTASDPLAFPADIPVAARLQDGAITDLNVMTRRAGLVHTLVRIEIDGGKTLPLTASSCLLLCHRGALSFRQGDETGSLASGDALLMTDAVGIELKIDGEATCYLASIDAG
- a CDS encoding alpha/beta family hydrolase is translated as MLDRFLLQGPQDARFTILLAHGAGAPMDSASMTAAAEALAGAGFRVIRFEFAYMAARRSGIRKPPPRAETLNPEYEAAIAELGVSGPLIIGGKSMGGRVASMIADDLHGRGKIAGLLCLGYPFHPPGQPTKLRTAHLKGLTTPTLICQGTRDEFGTRDEVPGYVLSHRIEILWLEDGDHDLKPRKTISGFSAADHLAAMAKAAKAWAERL
- the pcaC gene encoding 4-carboxymuconolactone decarboxylase, producing the protein MNETASSERYRQGMATRRAVLGDAHVDRAAAAATEFDRPFQELITEAAWGHVWSRPGLSKRERSIVTIALLAALGQDDEVAMHVRATANTGATREDVCEALLHVAIYAGVPAANHAIKIAKQAFEQMDAEKAA
- the pcaG gene encoding protocatechuate 3,4-dioxygenase subunit alpha; its protein translation is MQQLGYLKETPSQTAGPYVHIGLTPNFCDITGVYDADLGTQMVNEKTLGERITVTGRILDGAGALVRDAVVEIWQADSAGLYNSPSEMRGTADPNFTGWGRCPTRSEDGVYSFDTIKPGRVPFKDGRRQAPHITVWIVARGINIGLHTRMYFPEETEANAADPLLLRIEHRERVATMIATRDGAICHFDIHLQGAKETVFLDI
- a CDS encoding 3-carboxy-cis,cis-muconate cycloisomerase, producing the protein MTASPFDHPFLSGLLGDDEIAPYFSAEADLRAMASFEAALARAEATHGLIPAEAARKITAACAGFSPDLASLRSATARDGVVIPDFIRQLRAEVGEEAAKSLHLGATSQDVIDTSLMIRLKAVVFLFAGRLSTIAGALDGLDRQFGHSRLMGHTRMQAAIPIAVSDRLDAWRAPLETCRDRLTEQSFPVQFGGAAGTLDKLGPQAAAVRAALAQELGLTDARQWQSGRLPIADIAGLFASISGSLGKIGQDIALLAQAGQEIEIAGGGTSSAMAHKQNPVAAETLVALARFNATALSGIHQSLVHEQERSGAAWTLEWLLLPQMTMATAASLRLAAELTGNIRRLGTA
- a CDS encoding J domain-containing protein, yielding MTDPYDILGVERDANEAQLKAAYRKHAKVAHPDSGGDSQAFDNLQKAYALLLDPVRRKVYDDTGYDVELADAAELQALVMIEKLVTDAVLDERVPGSFDPVAVMQESLSEELRKARFSKSELERHASRIGLHLERLEKQSGRDVLAHMFRARIEAIGKAVAETEAKIKAAERAADMLAGYVYDVDPSPLPEASVANLEWIETSRNRSTG
- the pcaH gene encoding protocatechuate 3,4-dioxygenase subunit beta, coding for MSELPNRKPETGAFFARDRAWHAPALTPGYKTSVLRAPQRALLSLDGTISETTGPVFGHSMIGDLDNDLILNYARPGESAIGERIIVHGRVLDERAKPVAGALVEFWQANAGGRYRHKKESYLAAIDPNFGGCGRAVTDEEGRYHFRTVRPGAYPWPNGVNDWRPAHIHFSVFGHGFAQRLITQMYFEGDPMIWKCPIVGTIPDKAAIEQLIAPLDWGNTIPMDSRAYKFDIVLRGRRSTMFENRLEGN
- a CDS encoding MbcA/ParS/Xre antitoxin family protein, giving the protein MQHARRREQRESQGPQRLETERFAPVNRKRLSAPALRTFLAIADLWGLSEEQRLLVLGYPSRSTYHNWAKQAREHGAFTLDVDTLTRISAVLGIHQALGVLFADERAGVAWLRVPHQAPVFGGHPPLDIVTNGTQDGLMTVRRFLDGARGGVYMQPNRLDEAFTPYEDADVVFR
- a CDS encoding DUF899 family protein, translating into MDHQHLVPAAMLAAKNGVRFPNESEAYRSARDALLAEEIELRRHIERVAVQRRALPPGGAVTKDYRFEGVDGPIAFSELFADKETLVVYSYMFGPQRERPCPMCTSLLSAWDGEVPDMLQRVGLAVVARSPLERLLAFKKERGWNHLPLYSDTTDEYSRDYHAIGKDGSDDAAFNVFTRRDGTIRHFWSGEMGGVTADPGEDPRGAPDLMPLWTVLDSTPEGRAPDWYPKLSY
- the pcaQ gene encoding pca operon transcription factor PcaQ — translated: MIDSRVKFRHLQTFVEVARQKSVMKAAELLHVSQPAVTKTIRELEQVLGVDVFERDGRGIKITRYGEVFLRHAGAALTALRQGLDSVSQEQFADAPPIRIGALPTVSSRIMPRAMELFLKERTWSRVKIVTGENAVLLEQLRVGDLDLVVGRLAGAEKMAGFSFEHLYSEQVVFAVRAGHPLLDAGQSPFSGFGDYTVLMPTRGSIIRPVVENFLIANGVSSLPNQIETVSDSFGRAFLRSSDAIWIISNGVVADDVADGRLALLPVDTGETRGPVGLTMRADAVPSAPQSILMQTIREAAGEIS
- the pcaD gene encoding 3-oxoadipate enol-lactonase gives rise to the protein MQFARINDVTIHYQVIGAPADRPVIVFINSLGTDFRIWRDVVVRLAGDYAVLLYDKRGHGLSDVGQLPASIEDHATDLAGLLDLLSVKNAVICGLSVGGLIAQSLYQRRPDLVHALILSDTAHKIGTAESWNARIAAVEKNGIGSIVDAIMERWFTPAFRRPENTAYSGYCNMLTRQPVEGYIAACEAIRDADFTEAAKRIAVPAICIVGDQDGSTPPALVLSTAKLIPGARYEVIPDCAHIPCVEQPEALTAIIRAFLTSLPPGETNR